A stretch of the Balneola vulgaris DSM 17893 genome encodes the following:
- a CDS encoding 6-bladed beta-propeller, whose product MTKIIDLYFLLANGLITVKPFAVMYLRTLIILISSFLLGCSGDEFKKHANSENRNTHPLNSDSFWELSKEPDLIIHSSNNDSGVQLYRASDGRILDNNKILIANSGLSQVLLFDSAGVFLKQTGQEGRGPNDFAEFSNIKIHELGAQLLLTDNSNHRAHFFDYDLNYQATLNYPKADDHGRLALIDTTINGNLIFLASQGGGYLRGQDGDLIEMYRSVFSFNPSTNQIQRITSLPSRRRMVLKIDENTSFPFIPFDKNPILLAYQANTFLVSSSVHPKISILNSLGEPVDSIYYNAPMVLTKDVWQSYKSEIEDWENEAHKKRYRVFYNKPLPLNKYVPSIDEIIVDANCYLWARRNRIDTSLPQKWDVLNTNGDWLGVIEVPSHFTITDIGNTYVFGYTTESGDEEFRKYALLKN is encoded by the coding sequence GTGACTAAAATTATTGACCTTTATTTTTTGCTAGCTAATGGGTTAATTACTGTTAAACCATTTGCCGTTATGTATTTAAGAACATTAATTATACTGATTTCATCATTTCTATTAGGGTGTAGTGGCGATGAATTCAAAAAGCACGCTAATTCTGAAAACCGAAACACTCACCCTTTAAACAGCGACTCATTTTGGGAGCTATCTAAAGAACCCGATCTAATTATTCATTCGAGTAATAATGATTCGGGAGTACAACTATATCGTGCCAGCGATGGAAGAATATTAGACAATAATAAAATTCTCATTGCCAACTCTGGTCTAAGCCAGGTTCTTTTATTTGATAGTGCAGGAGTCTTTCTTAAGCAAACGGGGCAGGAGGGGCGTGGACCAAATGATTTCGCTGAATTCTCCAATATTAAAATACATGAGCTAGGCGCACAACTACTATTAACAGACAATTCTAATCATAGAGCTCATTTCTTTGATTACGATTTGAACTATCAAGCAACATTAAATTATCCAAAGGCAGATGATCATGGCCGTTTAGCATTAATCGATACAACAATAAATGGCAATCTGATATTTTTAGCATCTCAAGGTGGAGGTTATTTGAGGGGACAAGATGGAGATTTAATAGAGATGTATAGGAGCGTTTTTTCTTTTAACCCTTCAACAAACCAGATTCAGCGAATAACAAGCTTACCAAGTAGAAGACGGATGGTATTAAAAATAGATGAGAATACAAGTTTTCCATTCATTCCTTTTGATAAGAACCCTATTCTACTGGCTTACCAAGCAAATACATTTTTAGTTAGTTCTTCAGTTCACCCTAAAATTTCAATTCTAAACTCATTGGGTGAACCTGTTGATAGCATCTATTATAATGCACCCATGGTTTTAACTAAAGATGTATGGCAGTCTTATAAATCTGAAATTGAAGATTGGGAAAACGAAGCTCATAAGAAGAGATATCGTGTTTTTTATAACAAGCCACTTCCACTCAACAAGTATGTACCTTCAATTGATGAAATTATTGTAGATGCTAATTGTTATCTCTGGGCAAGACGTAATCGAATTGACACGAGTTTACCTCAAAAATGGGACGTATTGAATACGAATGGAGATTGGCTTGGTGTAATTGAAGTGCCTAGTCATTTTACTATCACTGATATTGGAAACACCTATGTTTTTGGGTATACAACTGAAAGTGGAGACGAGGAATTCAGAAAGTATGCACTTTTAAAAAACTAA
- a CDS encoding metal-dependent transcriptional regulator — MSLSQSVEDYLKAIYVLQTEGNGASTNNIAEALSVSSASVTNMLKKLSKLKLINHKSYRGAELTKAGEKIALEVIRHHRLLELYLKEVMGYSWDEVHDEAENLEHHISEQFEDKIAELLNHPTHDPHGDPIPTKDGVVPEMASLAITDAELNEPYLIGRVKDQDPELLRYLEKTGIIPGVKLKVIEKAPFNGPVKILLEGKETTIGNGVAKDVYLVEEVES; from the coding sequence ATGAGCTTAAGCCAATCTGTAGAAGATTATTTGAAAGCCATTTATGTGCTTCAAACGGAAGGCAATGGAGCCTCCACCAATAACATAGCAGAAGCACTGTCGGTGTCGTCTGCTTCGGTTACTAATATGCTTAAGAAATTATCAAAGCTTAAGCTTATCAATCATAAATCGTACCGCGGAGCTGAACTCACTAAAGCGGGAGAGAAGATCGCTTTAGAAGTGATTCGACATCATCGCTTGTTGGAGCTATACCTCAAAGAAGTGATGGGTTACTCGTGGGATGAAGTACACGATGAAGCAGAGAACTTAGAGCATCATATCTCAGAACAGTTCGAAGATAAAATTGCTGAACTACTAAATCACCCTACGCACGATCCGCATGGAGATCCGATTCCAACTAAAGATGGTGTAGTACCTGAGATGGCATCATTGGCTATCACAGATGCCGAGTTAAATGAGCCGTACCTAATCGGAAGAGTAAAAGATCAAGATCCTGAACTGCTTCGATATTTAGAGAAAACTGGGATTATCCCGGGTGTAAAGCTCAAGGTGATTGAAAAAGCCCCTTTCAATGGTCCCGTTAAAATTCTGCTAGAAGGCAAAGAAACCACTATTGGTAATGGTGTTGCTAAAGATGTGTACTTAGTAGAAGAGGTTGAGAGTTAG
- a CDS encoding thioredoxin family protein: MKRIQISILVLFTLLMGSTAFAQNPEHNSGVEWQSLEEAQKKAKETGKKVLIFGYADWCTYCRKMRKETYSQDTVQKSLDSNFIPVQINAESEEEVVFNGKTYKSWQLAQYFQLKSFPTHYFIDDKGEVIGAQPGFLPTDVFIPMMDYIGEDKFGKISFMDYLNQQGIKLDVDQE, encoded by the coding sequence ATGAAAAGAATTCAAATTTCAATACTTGTTTTATTTACGCTACTTATGGGTAGCACAGCTTTTGCTCAAAATCCAGAACATAACTCTGGAGTAGAGTGGCAATCGTTAGAAGAGGCACAAAAGAAAGCCAAGGAAACGGGCAAAAAAGTACTCATTTTCGGTTATGCCGATTGGTGTACCTACTGCCGAAAAATGAGGAAAGAAACCTACTCTCAAGACACTGTTCAAAAGAGTTTAGATTCTAACTTTATTCCGGTGCAAATTAATGCCGAATCGGAAGAAGAAGTAGTTTTTAATGGGAAGACCTATAAATCTTGGCAGCTCGCTCAGTATTTTCAGCTCAAATCATTTCCAACGCATTATTTTATTGATGACAAAGGAGAAGTGATTGGTGCACAACCAGGGTTTTTACCTACTGATGTTTTCATCCCAATGATGGATTACATCGGAGAAGATAAGTTTGGGAAAATTTCATTTATGGATTACCTGAACCAACAAGGAATTAAGTTAGACGTAGATCAGGAATGA
- a CDS encoding PP2C family protein-serine/threonine phosphatase, which yields MFLNTFKRFRDLLIIVLGIVGLFWFFYDLPSLEPLSIARLELTREEAVAKGDSILQAWNLLPTQGRKEADISSFSNLIRSVQQKEGTRSFIENAQSEDNKAFPFYFWKVREVPESSRFNPALAQAYSLSLKGELFGIDTPSEVLKASNPFNKELIKKVFGIGSSGYNETLVDSLIAELIEFQNSGNQARTYFNIQKIVNELGIQRSASARSVVNERYVWDMARFYLNESMWNAFDFEADSLEYVEEGGLRYARLFWKTDTDIIGQQPTLITEILPAGILKKMEATIDVGAVAKKKDFQIKETLFLALILFFGLWVLTVFYLRIKAGAIDTKPAFIIAILAGLLLPVYLALNIWPSISVSNNDFDTAMLFDQLFVLGIVGAISAIGFFVLTAVSDSICRQYWPEKLKSWDLLRRGLFNNKPVGWSLVYALCIGASLAGLWVLLIRLLPDLFFEGWATFISHDFVFSSVANLVYNLLISLLVVIIVYMIFSNQVIALTQKKWLIPIISGIIFGLVLDEVLRIDLTDSTQTFILNALLGAFFGLLYLRYDFVTILLGFFVFFGFVTTKNGWIIDQSPDANSFYLFITLLTVFAASGILFIKRGSERKELPDYVPEYIEVQAKEQRVQQELDIAQKVQKTFLPTQMKSLPGIDMAGCCIPAQETGGDYYDMISLGENRTALAIGDVSGKGIQAAFYMTFVKGVLHSLSPLILSPLELLNQLNRLFNENATRGTFISMIYGVLEADKRIFTFARAGHNPMLLMKADGTSQWLQTKGIGIGVAKGQSFIRGTIESELKLEEGDVLVLYTDGITEMLNISNQFYGEEGLEELVRKVRKKNSSTILDIIIQDVTEFKGVAKQHDDMTLVVIKADTSANQ from the coding sequence ATGTTTTTAAATACTTTTAAACGCTTTAGGGATTTATTAATCATTGTTCTGGGGATAGTAGGCCTGTTTTGGTTTTTCTACGATTTACCGAGCCTCGAACCATTAAGTATAGCTCGACTCGAGTTAACAAGAGAAGAGGCCGTAGCAAAAGGAGATTCTATTCTTCAAGCATGGAATTTACTACCTACACAAGGTCGTAAAGAAGCCGATATCAGCAGTTTTTCTAATCTTATCCGTTCGGTTCAACAAAAAGAAGGCACTCGCTCTTTTATTGAGAATGCACAATCGGAGGATAACAAAGCATTCCCTTTCTACTTTTGGAAAGTACGGGAAGTGCCCGAATCGAGTCGGTTTAACCCAGCCCTTGCTCAAGCATATTCATTAAGCTTAAAAGGAGAACTATTTGGCATCGATACGCCTAGTGAAGTTCTAAAAGCTTCGAATCCATTCAATAAAGAGCTTATTAAAAAAGTATTCGGTATCGGTAGCTCTGGGTACAACGAGACGTTAGTAGACTCTCTTATTGCTGAGCTCATTGAGTTTCAAAATTCAGGGAATCAAGCTAGAACCTATTTCAATATACAGAAGATCGTAAATGAATTAGGGATTCAACGAAGTGCTTCAGCTCGCAGCGTGGTGAATGAACGCTATGTTTGGGATATGGCACGTTTCTACCTCAATGAAAGTATGTGGAATGCATTTGATTTCGAGGCGGATAGCTTAGAGTATGTGGAGGAAGGTGGATTGCGTTATGCGCGATTATTCTGGAAAACGGATACAGATATTATTGGCCAGCAACCTACACTGATCACGGAGATTCTGCCTGCAGGTATACTCAAGAAAATGGAAGCTACCATTGATGTAGGCGCTGTAGCTAAAAAGAAGGATTTCCAAATTAAGGAGACGTTGTTTCTAGCACTCATCTTGTTTTTTGGACTTTGGGTGCTCACCGTTTTCTACCTCCGTATTAAGGCCGGCGCTATTGATACCAAACCCGCATTTATCATAGCAATTCTTGCAGGACTACTACTTCCCGTTTATCTGGCTCTCAATATCTGGCCGAGTATTTCAGTAAGTAATAATGATTTTGATACCGCAATGCTCTTCGACCAATTGTTCGTGCTTGGCATTGTTGGAGCGATAAGTGCCATTGGCTTTTTTGTACTTACGGCGGTGAGTGATTCTATTTGTAGGCAGTATTGGCCAGAAAAACTCAAGTCATGGGATTTACTTCGAAGAGGGTTATTTAATAACAAACCTGTGGGCTGGTCGCTGGTATACGCGCTGTGTATTGGAGCATCTTTGGCAGGTCTTTGGGTGTTACTGATTCGTTTATTGCCAGACCTATTTTTTGAGGGTTGGGCAACCTTCATTAGTCATGATTTTGTGTTTTCATCAGTAGCGAATTTGGTTTACAACCTGCTTATCAGTTTGCTAGTGGTAATCATCGTTTACATGATTTTTTCCAATCAAGTAATCGCGCTTACCCAAAAAAAATGGCTCATTCCGATTATTAGTGGCATCATTTTTGGTCTTGTGCTAGATGAAGTGCTTCGTATTGACCTCACTGATTCAACCCAAACATTTATACTGAATGCTTTACTCGGTGCTTTCTTTGGATTGCTCTATTTGCGCTACGATTTTGTAACTATCCTACTGGGCTTTTTTGTGTTCTTTGGTTTTGTAACTACAAAAAATGGCTGGATTATAGATCAGTCGCCGGATGCTAACTCATTTTATTTATTCATTACGCTTCTCACGGTATTTGCTGCATCAGGAATTCTATTCATAAAAAGAGGTAGTGAACGGAAAGAACTACCGGATTATGTGCCTGAGTATATCGAAGTACAAGCGAAAGAACAGCGTGTTCAGCAAGAGTTAGACATCGCACAGAAGGTTCAAAAAACATTTTTACCTACTCAAATGAAAAGCTTGCCGGGTATTGATATGGCAGGTTGTTGTATACCTGCACAGGAAACAGGTGGGGATTATTATGATATGATCTCGTTAGGTGAAAACCGCACAGCACTGGCAATTGGAGATGTAAGTGGGAAAGGGATTCAAGCCGCTTTCTATATGACTTTTGTGAAAGGGGTGCTGCACAGTTTAAGCCCATTAATACTTTCGCCATTGGAGTTATTGAATCAGTTAAATCGATTATTCAATGAGAACGCCACTCGGGGAACATTTATAAGCATGATTTACGGTGTGCTAGAAGCAGATAAACGCATATTTACTTTTGCTCGTGCAGGTCACAATCCAATGTTGTTGATGAAGGCTGACGGTACTTCTCAATGGCTTCAAACCAAAGGGATTGGGATTGGAGTTGCTAAAGGGCAATCATTTATTCGAGGTACCATTGAAAGTGAACTTAAACTTGAAGAAGGCGATGTATTAGTGCTCTATACTGATGGAATTACAGAAATGCTCAATATCAGTAATCAATTTTATGGTGAAGAAGGACTTGAAGAATTAGTGAGAAAAGTTAGAAAAAAGAACTCAAGCACTATTCTAGATATAATAATACAAGACGTTACAGAGTTTAAGGGAGTAGCGAAGCAGCACGATGACATGACCCTTGTTGTTATCAAAGCTGATACCTCCGCAAATCAATAG
- a CDS encoding NRDE family protein: MCLIALSYNTHPRYKLILATNRDEFYERPTREAQFWREEGYPDIFAGKDLKGKGTWLGVHRGGKWGALTNYRDPALEKSEAPTRGDLVLNYLKNDLTAQVYLHQLKGSASDYNGFNLLLGDEDGIYHFSNINEEITALEPGIHGLSNALLNTPWPKLERAKLDLATITNEANFDHELLFKLLHNDRRADDKALPTTRIPLKWEKAISSIFIKTDTYGTRCSSILLIDYQGGAKFIERRFEAKTGEIRDEHAFELVFS; this comes from the coding sequence ATGTGTTTGATCGCTCTGTCATATAATACTCATCCTCGCTATAAGCTCATACTAGCGACTAATAGAGATGAGTTTTATGAGCGGCCAACTCGCGAGGCTCAATTTTGGCGCGAAGAAGGTTACCCTGATATCTTTGCGGGCAAGGATCTTAAAGGGAAGGGTACTTGGTTAGGCGTACACCGAGGGGGCAAATGGGGTGCTCTCACAAATTACCGCGACCCTGCTTTAGAAAAATCAGAAGCACCTACCCGGGGCGATTTAGTACTTAACTATTTAAAAAATGATTTAACTGCCCAAGTGTATCTGCATCAACTGAAAGGTTCTGCTTCAGATTACAATGGCTTCAATTTACTACTTGGGGACGAAGACGGTATCTATCATTTCTCCAATATCAACGAGGAAATAACCGCACTAGAACCCGGTATTCATGGCTTGAGTAATGCCTTGTTAAACACCCCTTGGCCTAAATTAGAACGTGCCAAACTCGATTTAGCTACTATTACTAACGAAGCGAATTTCGATCATGAGTTACTATTCAAGCTGTTGCATAACGATCGTAGAGCCGACGACAAAGCGCTTCCTACAACCCGCATTCCTTTAAAATGGGAGAAAGCTATTTCTTCCATCTTCATTAAAACGGATACCTATGGCACGCGCTGTTCATCCATTTTACTTATTGATTATCAAGGGGGTGCAAAATTTATTGAACGCCGTTTCGAAGCTAAAACGGGAGAAATTCGTGATGAACATGCTTTTGAACTGGTTTTTAGTTAA
- the nhaC gene encoding Na+/H+ antiporter NhaC, with protein sequence MTYKYDKPSLFQAFIPIIFLIVALFINVRIFGDASLDGSNQIILMLSAAVAALVAMKLGINWAEIRAGIVDSISSAMSSMIILLLIGTLAGTWLLSGIVPAMIYYGLQILNPTIFLVAACIVCAIVSVATGSSWTTSATVGIALVGIGKALGLPAGMIAGAIISGAYFGDKMSPLSDTTNLAPAMAGTDLFTHIRYMAYTTVPSILISICIFLVLGFVKGENSEIAETQVILDAIASKFDINPFLFIVPVIMVILISKKMPAIPAITIGALMGAIFAVIFQPELVYAVAEFGESNWEKAYVGVMTSMYGSISIETGNDIVDELLTSGGMYGMLGTVWLILSAMIFGGVMEKSGMLKRIAESVISGINSAGALVASTVGTCVFFNITASDQYLAIVVPGRMYSDIYKEKGLAPENLSRTLEDSGTVTSALIPWNTCGAFHANVLGVSTFTYLPFAFFNMISPFMTIIFAVFKIKFRMLKDAKVETA encoded by the coding sequence ATGACCTACAAATACGATAAACCGTCTCTTTTTCAGGCATTTATTCCAATCATATTTCTAATTGTCGCTCTATTTATCAATGTTCGAATTTTCGGCGACGCCTCCCTAGATGGCTCTAATCAAATTATTCTTATGCTCTCTGCCGCTGTTGCTGCACTAGTAGCTATGAAGCTGGGTATTAACTGGGCTGAAATTCGAGCCGGTATTGTTGATAGTATCAGTTCAGCGATGTCATCCATGATTATTCTTTTATTGATTGGTACACTTGCGGGAACATGGCTTTTAAGTGGAATTGTACCTGCAATGATTTACTACGGGCTTCAAATACTGAACCCCACCATATTCCTAGTGGCTGCCTGTATTGTATGTGCTATTGTTTCGGTTGCAACGGGTTCATCGTGGACTACTTCAGCTACTGTGGGTATTGCTCTTGTAGGTATTGGTAAAGCCTTGGGGCTTCCGGCAGGCATGATTGCTGGAGCTATTATTTCAGGTGCTTACTTCGGTGATAAAATGTCGCCATTAAGTGATACTACCAACTTAGCTCCTGCAATGGCTGGTACAGATCTCTTTACACATATTCGTTATATGGCATATACAACGGTGCCGTCTATTCTTATATCCATCTGTATTTTCTTAGTGCTTGGTTTTGTGAAGGGTGAAAATTCAGAGATTGCTGAAACGCAGGTTATTCTGGATGCTATTGCAAGTAAATTTGATATCAATCCCTTTTTATTCATTGTTCCAGTGATCATGGTAATTCTTATTTCTAAGAAGATGCCTGCTATCCCTGCTATCACCATTGGTGCATTAATGGGTGCTATTTTCGCTGTGATTTTTCAGCCTGAATTAGTGTATGCTGTAGCAGAGTTCGGAGAGTCTAATTGGGAAAAAGCCTACGTAGGCGTTATGACTTCCATGTATGGATCCATTAGCATTGAAACGGGTAACGACATAGTTGACGAGCTTCTTACTTCTGGTGGAATGTATGGAATGTTAGGCACGGTTTGGCTCATTTTATCAGCGATGATATTTGGTGGTGTGATGGAAAAAAGCGGTATGCTGAAACGAATCGCTGAAAGCGTAATTAGTGGTATTAATTCTGCAGGTGCACTTGTGGCATCAACAGTGGGAACTTGTGTGTTCTTTAACATCACTGCTTCTGATCAATATCTAGCCATCGTAGTTCCTGGCCGTATGTATTCAGATATTTATAAAGAAAAAGGCCTAGCTCCTGAGAACTTGAGCCGTACCTTGGAAGATTCCGGAACTGTTACTTCGGCACTAATTCCGTGGAATACCTGTGGTGCCTTCCATGCAAATGTACTCGGAGTTAGCACCTTCACCTATCTCCCATTCGCGTTCTTCAATATGATTAGTCCATTTATGACCATCATATTTGCAGTGTTCAAGATTAAATTCAGAATGCTTAAAGACGCTAAAGTAGAAACAGCTTAA
- a CDS encoding D-alanyl-D-alanine carboxypeptidase/D-alanyl-D-alanine-endopeptidase — MKNYVVLLILLVLGCTSTETIMDVEQPVGREKAVTNTEQLKQIFTQSDTFKKTITGFMLFDPEGDSTIYAVNENKYLIPASNTKLFTYYAGLNVLGDRIPALKYEIRGDSLIFWGTGDPSFLHPDFGTDDVYNLLTSFDGELFFSDSNFDDENLGPGWSWADYNSYYSAEKSPLPIYGNIARVTIETIEKRHIAQENGEYLINPKIFNKYINEGVLSDEGRLVLSRERVGNNFEYAYTSDTTRTETDKPFHYTPELIVELLADTLNKPVGYLPDAHLSSNHETIYSMEADSLYKKMLQPSDNFLAEQIMLMVSNEIGEDLNSRAGIQYVKENFLNDLPDEANWRDGSGLSRYNLFTPRSMIALLQKIDDQVNEAQLLDALPQGGEKGTIRRLYANKDGGAPYVYAKTGTLSNNHCLSGYVFTRSGKKLLFSFMNNNYVIPTREVQSQMDEILWFIYTNY, encoded by the coding sequence ATGAAGAATTACGTAGTTCTATTGATACTATTAGTGCTTGGGTGTACATCAACGGAAACGATTATGGATGTAGAGCAACCTGTTGGAAGGGAAAAAGCCGTGACCAACACGGAACAGCTCAAACAGATTTTCACTCAATCTGACACCTTTAAAAAAACGATAACAGGGTTTATGTTATTCGACCCTGAAGGCGATTCAACCATTTATGCAGTAAATGAAAACAAGTATTTGATTCCTGCTTCCAATACTAAATTGTTCACATATTATGCGGGTTTAAATGTACTTGGTGATCGAATACCCGCTTTAAAGTATGAGATTCGAGGTGATTCGCTGATTTTTTGGGGAACGGGCGATCCATCATTTCTACATCCTGATTTTGGGACTGATGATGTATACAACCTCCTGACTTCCTTTGACGGAGAGTTATTTTTCTCAGATAGCAATTTCGATGATGAGAACCTCGGTCCCGGTTGGTCGTGGGCTGATTATAATTCCTATTACTCGGCAGAGAAAAGTCCCTTACCCATCTATGGAAATATAGCCCGTGTTACCATCGAGACTATTGAGAAAAGACACATTGCTCAAGAGAATGGGGAATATCTCATCAACCCGAAAATATTTAATAAGTACATTAATGAAGGGGTATTAAGTGATGAAGGGAGGTTAGTACTTAGCAGAGAGCGAGTTGGGAATAACTTTGAATATGCCTATACCTCCGATACTACCCGAACCGAGACAGACAAGCCCTTTCATTATACCCCAGAGCTTATTGTAGAACTCTTGGCCGATACATTGAATAAACCGGTGGGGTATTTGCCCGATGCTCACCTTTCGTCAAACCATGAAACGATCTATAGTATGGAGGCGGATTCGCTGTATAAAAAAATGCTTCAGCCGAGCGATAATTTTTTAGCTGAACAGATCATGCTAATGGTTTCAAACGAGATCGGAGAGGATTTGAATAGCCGAGCAGGTATTCAATATGTGAAAGAAAACTTTTTGAATGATTTGCCAGATGAGGCGAATTGGAGAGATGGCTCTGGGTTATCTCGGTACAACTTATTTACTCCGCGAAGTATGATTGCTTTGCTTCAAAAAATTGATGATCAAGTAAATGAAGCACAACTACTAGACGCCTTGCCTCAAGGGGGAGAAAAGGGAACCATTCGTAGATTGTATGCCAATAAGGATGGGGGAGCTCCTTATGTATATGCTAAGACAGGAACCTTAAGTAACAATCATTGCTTAAGTGGCTATGTGTTCACCCGGTCGGGTAAGAAGCTTCTGTTCAGTTTTATGAACAACAACTATGTGATACCAACCAGAGAAGTTCAATCACAAATGGATGAGATTCTCTGGTTCATATACACGAATTATTAA
- a CDS encoding M14 family metallopeptidase, producing MNKLFKVLGTCLMLGFIWSTSPLMAQNTYSDYSTLTKRLKDLNNKHKNLTELTSLTKTIGGNDVWLLTIGSGDLKNNPAVAVIGGAKASHIVGSEITLEFAEKLLANANSAETKELLASTTFYVVPRLNPDATEFYFANLKQQRDGNMRSTDADRDGYFDEDGFEDLNKDGFITMMRVEDPTGEWKALNDDPRVMVKANGKKGESGKYLLFTEGRDNDNDGAFNEDGEGGVNINQNFSFQFPYFKPGSSENPVSEKETMGLLDFLFEEARNTFAVISFGPENNLSSPLSFNRSASSKRVVAGWYSEDIDVNKLISELYNDTVDMGKAPSGAPQQGDLFQWAYYHYGRFSFSTPAWWTPEVTDENDKAKKFTNADAKFLAWADANNQDVFVEWTEINHPDFPGKKVEVGGIKPYSKLNPPYSEVEELATKHTDFILEVAKRAPKVELVNFKTESVGKNLTRVTVDVYNSGVLPTASRLGQRTNWARSVITKIDLANGMSLISGPKQGFERAIPGDGFVSKSWLIQGSGKITITAGSPMAGFAIKEQTIK from the coding sequence ATGAATAAACTATTCAAGGTACTGGGTACGTGCCTGATGTTGGGATTTATCTGGAGTACATCCCCATTAATGGCCCAAAATACGTACAGTGATTATAGTACACTCACTAAGCGGTTGAAAGACCTTAACAACAAACATAAAAACTTAACCGAGCTCACATCTCTTACTAAAACCATTGGTGGCAATGATGTGTGGTTATTAACCATTGGCTCAGGCGACCTAAAAAACAATCCTGCTGTTGCGGTGATTGGTGGTGCTAAAGCTTCTCATATTGTAGGTAGTGAAATCACCTTAGAGTTTGCTGAAAAGCTTCTTGCCAATGCGAATTCTGCCGAAACGAAAGAACTGTTAGCAAGCACCACTTTTTATGTAGTGCCTCGCCTTAATCCTGATGCGACTGAATTCTACTTTGCAAACCTAAAGCAGCAAAGAGATGGCAATATGCGCTCTACTGATGCCGACCGTGATGGATATTTTGATGAAGACGGTTTTGAAGACCTCAACAAAGATGGCTTCATTACTATGATGCGTGTTGAAGACCCAACGGGGGAATGGAAGGCTCTTAATGATGACCCACGTGTGATGGTAAAAGCAAATGGTAAGAAAGGGGAATCAGGTAAATACCTTTTGTTTACTGAAGGAAGAGATAATGATAACGACGGTGCTTTTAATGAGGACGGTGAAGGTGGTGTGAATATCAACCAGAACTTCAGTTTCCAATTCCCATACTTCAAGCCTGGTTCTAGTGAAAACCCAGTTTCTGAAAAAGAAACTATGGGACTACTCGATTTCTTATTTGAAGAAGCTCGCAATACTTTTGCAGTTATTAGTTTTGGACCAGAGAACAACCTCTCAAGCCCACTAAGCTTTAACCGTTCTGCTTCATCAAAAAGAGTGGTAGCTGGATGGTATTCCGAAGATATCGATGTAAATAAACTTATCTCAGAGTTATATAACGACACGGTTGATATGGGGAAAGCTCCATCGGGTGCACCACAACAAGGTGACTTATTTCAGTGGGCATATTACCACTATGGTCGTTTCAGCTTCAGTACACCAGCATGGTGGACACCAGAAGTAACCGATGAAAATGACAAAGCTAAAAAATTCACAAATGCAGACGCTAAGTTTTTGGCGTGGGCGGATGCCAACAATCAAGATGTATTTGTTGAATGGACTGAGATTAACCATCCAGACTTCCCTGGCAAGAAAGTTGAAGTAGGTGGCATCAAGCCGTACAGCAAGCTAAACCCTCCATACAGCGAGGTTGAGGAATTAGCCACAAAGCACACCGATTTCATCCTTGAAGTAGCTAAGCGAGCTCCAAAAGTTGAGCTTGTTAACTTCAAAACAGAAAGTGTAGGTAAGAACCTTACACGTGTAACAGTAGATGTTTATAACAGCGGAGTACTTCCAACAGCCTCACGTTTAGGCCAACGTACTAACTGGGCACGAAGTGTAATCACGAAAATTGACTTAGCTAACGGCATGAGCTTAATCAGTGGACCGAAACAAGGCTTTGAGCGTGCAATTCCAGGTGACGGATTTGTAAGCAAATCTTGGCTAATTCAAGGTTCTGGCAAAATCACGATTACCGCTGGTTCTCCAATGGCCGGTTTCGCAATCAAAGAACAAACCATTAAGTAA